In one window of Actinomycetota bacterium DNA:
- a CDS encoding ubiquitin-like small modifier protein 1 translates to MPTVHLPAALSGHAAGQRRVEVAGTTVGKVLAALGQAHPGVGHRVLDDRGILRRHVNVFVNGESIRYLDGAETPVGDGDEVWILPAVSGG, encoded by the coding sequence ATGCCCACCGTCCACCTGCCGGCCGCCCTCTCCGGCCACGCGGCCGGGCAGCGCCGGGTCGAGGTCGCCGGGACCACCGTCGGCAAGGTCCTGGCCGCCCTCGGGCAGGCCCATCCCGGGGTCGGCCACCGGGTCCTCGACGACCGCGGGATCCTGCGCCGCCACGTCAACGTGTTCGTCAACGGCGAGAGCATCCGCTACCTGGACGGGGCCGAGACCCCGGTCGGCGACGGCGACGAAGTCTGGATCCTCCCCGCCGTCTCCGGCGGCTGA
- a CDS encoding exo-alpha-sialidase encodes MKEQTIEHIDVESGDVLLTVGTMKGAWLFAGDPERGKWRSSGPHFAGEQVYAIRFDGRGGRRRLLAGTEHGHWGPVVRRSDDLGRTWVEPGEANLRFPEGADASLARVWQLQPAGDDRPDTVWAGVEPAALFRSDDGGETFALVEGLWEHPHRPRWEPGGGGLCLHTVLPDPADPDRMWIAISTGGVYRTEDGGRSWRPRNDGIRAVFLPDKYPEFGQCVHKVAPAGGRPDRLYLQNHWGLYRSDDGGDRWEDMANGVPSDFGFPMVAHPSDPDTAWIIPLDSDQFRCTPDGQARVYRTRDAGASWAPLTDGLPERDAWLTVLRDGFATDGLDPAGLYFGTRTGQLYASADEGERWQSLAEWLPPVVCVKAAVVP; translated from the coding sequence ATGAAGGAGCAGACCATCGAGCACATCGACGTCGAGTCCGGGGACGTCCTGCTGACGGTCGGGACCATGAAGGGCGCGTGGCTGTTCGCGGGCGACCCGGAGCGGGGGAAGTGGCGGTCGAGTGGTCCCCACTTCGCCGGCGAGCAGGTGTACGCGATCCGGTTCGACGGGCGGGGTGGGCGGCGACGGCTGCTGGCCGGGACCGAGCACGGCCACTGGGGGCCGGTGGTGCGGCGCTCGGACGATCTGGGGCGGACCTGGGTCGAGCCGGGAGAGGCCAACCTCCGGTTCCCCGAGGGGGCCGACGCCTCCCTGGCCAGGGTGTGGCAGCTCCAGCCGGCCGGCGACGACCGGCCGGACACGGTGTGGGCCGGGGTCGAGCCGGCCGCGCTGTTCCGCTCCGACGACGGCGGGGAGACGTTCGCCCTGGTCGAGGGGCTGTGGGAGCATCCCCACCGGCCGCGCTGGGAGCCGGGCGGCGGCGGGCTGTGCCTGCACACGGTCCTGCCCGACCCGGCCGACCCGGACCGGATGTGGATCGCCATCTCCACCGGCGGGGTGTACCGCACCGAGGACGGCGGGCGCAGCTGGCGGCCCCGCAACGACGGCATCCGGGCCGTGTTTCTGCCCGACAAGTACCCCGAGTTCGGCCAGTGCGTCCACAAGGTCGCCCCGGCCGGCGGGCGCCCGGACCGCCTCTACCTCCAGAACCACTGGGGCCTGTACCGCAGCGACGACGGGGGCGACCGCTGGGAGGACATGGCCAACGGGGTGCCGAGCGACTTCGGCTTCCCCATGGTCGCCCACCCGTCCGACCCCGACACCGCCTGGATCATCCCGCTCGACTCCGACCAGTTCCGCTGCACCCCCGACGGCCAGGCCCGGGTCTACCGGACCCGGGACGCTGGCGCCTCCTGGGCGCCGCTGACCGACGGGCTGCCCGAGCGCGACGCCTGGCTGACCGTGCTCCGCGACGGGTTCGCCACCGACGGGCTCGACCCGGCCGGCCTCTACTTCGGGACCCGGACCGGGCAGCTCTACGCCTCCGCCGACGAGGGGGAGCGCTGGCAGTCGCTGGCCGAGTGGCTGCCGCCGGTGGTCTGCGTCAAGGCCGCCGTCGTGCCCTGA